The nucleotide sequence ATGGTAAATTTCACTTGTAAATTCAGCTAAGCAAAACAAAGACATTCCTTCAAATTGAGGTCACCGCAGGAGTAATCATGTCTTGTTTTGTCTTATCAAGCATTCGTGCTGGTTTAAGTGATTACTCTGTTATATTACTGTTAAATTTAAAGGAAAAGTTAAATTTATACatgaatacacattttaaatgaaacgaAAATGACCATGCATTTACGTAAAATTGTAACACTTGGTATGGCAGCAATATTCTTCTGTAGTTTagagaaaataaaatcatgGGTTCAcagtcacatttttatttatattttcactgGCAATATAATATGAAATCTATTTGTCACTGTCTTGTTCGCACTTCAACTAAGTGAAATAAACTCACTGCCTTCCTCATAGGatacatttaacaaaatacaGTTGTGTTCCAAATTATTCAAACTGCACTGCAGTATATAGTGTAATTGTAcgcttcatttaaaatgaatcttGTTTATAATCTGAACAAATGATGACTTGCATCATGAAGAATttgtatatattcattcattttgcgaaccactcacaagggtcgtggagggtgctggagcctatcccagctaactaccaggcgggggacacgctGAATCGGTGggtagccaattgcagggcaagaGGAGACGAACACCCGCTCACACtcaatttaaaattttgtatgtAGGCCTATTCTGAATTATAAGACATTGTCAAAGGAATATGTATGACCGTAATTCTATGCCTTTGTTGCAAGTCCTGCTAGCCCAATGTTGTGGCCAGTGAATATATTTTATCAGTACTAGTGAatggtttttttaatgtatgttttagaacaggtgtatgtgtgtttatagTAAATGGCCCATCAGAAGCAGGTGATCTTAGCAACCTTGTGTTTGCCTAGCAACCTCATGTCCCGGCGACCCTCGTTACCATAGCAGCCAACACCGATGTGGCACTGCCTGAAAGAAGTGGTCACGGCAGATACAGTACGAGCAACAGCGcagctggtgtgtgtgtgtgtgtgcttgcgtGCTCATTTGAATGCAATGTCCCGGTTCCACGAAGGAGCCGTATGTTCTTTCGCAACAAAACACTTCACAGCctgtaaacacaaaacaatCAGCGGCTTTGTTTTAAAGCTGCCGTTGTTGTAATTTGTTTATGCCCCCCTGCCCCACAGTACACTCCCGCTGTCATTTTCTCAGGACCACTCCCCCCAATACACACACAGACCTTCCATCTGCGTGCCTGTCAGTTGAAGTCAACTTTAGTTAACACGCACCACATGAATTTAGAATGGTTGGAGATTGCATCTCTGCCTTCACAAtaattcatctatttttttaaaagtgaaacCCTTGTGTATATTTTGAGTGACAAAATAGAGGTCAGCATGGGGGGTTGGGTGATACAGTTTGGTGAGACACCATCAACCCCCCGCCTATACCCCAAGAATCACATACAACTCCCACCCACCCCGCCCTTTGCCCCCTACAGGATGATTAAGGCCAAAAGCTAATTGTGCTCCAAAGATGTGAGCAAACTGGAGCATCCATCTGCAGCATGTGCTTACGCAAATAatcaaagaataaataaaaaaataaagtgaataACTAACATGTATAAACCAACCATATGACCTTCTCTGCCTTCCCACCAAATATTTAGCTTTCAACTTCCTCAGAAGCAAGCACAAGCAGAGAAAAAAACTTCAAGATATAAGTGCTCACCTTGACATCAGAAAAGAAGATTTTGAGCATGTTGGAGGACGGATAACGAGTGTAGAAGAACATGAGTTTGGCCTTCTTCAAATGGTTGGGAGATAAACCTTCTTGGATCTGGAGAGCAACGTTAAGGTGGGAACAAGCAAGGTTTTGCTGAGCAGAGTGTAcaataaacattaaataataTGTACATAAGAAATTGCTAAAAACATTGCGAGACTAAacagaaattttaaaaagggaggGGACGTAGACTTGTATAGGTAGACTGATAATTTTACGTAAAATAGAGCAACAAAAAagttaaacaataaaaaaggttTTATCATAGTGGCCCagtaaaataaaagaaacaagcCTCATCTTACAATCATGCCATATTATCAGCTACTCAACCACCACGGTGTCTAAACCagggaaaataaaaattgcGCAGTCCTTGGTTGCAAAATAATGGTCCGTCTGCGCATGTTTATGTGGATGTGTAACACGCGCGTGTGCAATGACAGCTGTGCCCCACCACTCTGCCATTTTGCCACCACATTAACAGCCCCATAATCTATCAGTGAAGATGAGGCAATCAATGTGACCCCCCGCAAGGTCAATTAgcgcgtgcacacacacaaagaaaccCCAGGGGCCCAATAAAGCTGCTGCCAACAGGAGAGCGAAGAAAGTGAAGTGTGACGAAAGAAGAGAAGTAGTTTGTCTTTTTAGTCCCGCATTTCAATTAAATCCTATCGGTTGGGTTAAGTTTGATATTTATGCTTGTCACAAATAAGTGTTAATACTGTGTGAAACTGGAGTTGAGTCCTGCTCAGTTATCCATCATTCATTCAGTTGCAGATACGCTATTTAACATCAAGTGACACCATTACCTGTTTAACATTCATGCCAACCTGTCACTGTGGTGTGTGGATACACATGGGACAGTACATCTGGATCTCTGAAGCATGTTTTAATGTAACAGCTCACAAATATATGGTAAACAGTCTGATGTGTTGTTGTAAAATGTGTGCATATAATTGAAACTAGTGAGTCTTCCTCTTCTTTATTGTTTTGATCGTTTGTTGATCCTGACACTGTAACCTGAAGTTCCTTCCAGATGTATGTGCGTACGTTTATTGGGGGGTTTTGCTTAGAAGaaaagaggtggtggtggtggtgctgggGGGGTCAAATTCATAAATGAATGGAGTACACCTGCTCAGGTCAACACAAAGGATTACTGATGCTCAGTGTTTGTGTGAcatattgtccaaataattacTTAGACCTACCTTGTTGAAGTCAtcattctatttaaatttaggtTGTAAAAATTTGATTGTGCAaaataatatttgcatttgACCCTTTTTACCTGCCATCTAACCAAAGTGAGTTGGTGACATCTTGAAAATGGGCCTTTAATGTcctctatttttctttaaatgctgATTTGATGGCCAGTTCAGAatcttaatttttaatttttaactatttttttactttgaattaatgaaataaaattgacAGCAAAATTAAAGCTAAATTTGCTTTAAAGCGGCACTGAGATCACATAATTAGGACGGCAAGGAATTCctatttttaaagttcaaagtcttattttgttttatatacgTGCAAACACCTGTCCACGTCTATGTGAAATTGAAAGAAGCGaatgcacacacacagctgCTAAGCAATAGGGTGCAAAGGCCAACGAATCAAAGTGTAGGTAGGGGGGACTTAAGAAGGAAGACGGCTTGCTAAACGTGGACACCTTTTGAAAACTGGCATCAATGAGGCAGTGTCTTTTCCTCTCTTTGAAACATGATTAGCTTTGAGCTGCTGTATACAAGGTGTTGACCTAAAGTTGCGCCCCCCTTACCCCTCACTTGCTTTGAGCATTTATGTACAAAGTCTGTGTGATGAAAGCGAATAAAACCGCACTAGAGCGTATGAGTgagctggagctccatagacTTAAAAGAAGTTGAGAGACCAGCGCATAACCTGTTTAATCTTTCGCGCTCTTGTAAGACCTGGCACACCTCGTTTCATTTTCCCTTTACAACATGGAATTGAGGGGGGGGTCAATTAATATGCATTAATTGATACTACAGACTTTGTGCCAGTGGTGTGGTGTCGGCAGCTGCAAACGCAAAGACATCAAATGCtctcagcacacacacacacacacatgcattcacAATCTTAGGGTGAGAAGGATACAGTGCTGCTTGAGTATGGCGATATGTCAGCCATGTCTGCCAGGTCGCCGCATTCAGACTTAATGAGCGACAGGGACAAACCTTCAGGCCCGTGTTGACTGGGAGAACTCTGCCTGTTGTGGTGGTGACCGTGGTGACCCAGGTGTCCACCTCCTAGGGTGGCCATTTTGGTTCTCAGGCTTAGGGTTTCGCGGGTCATGTCCATTGAATCTGGCGAAGAGTGAATGTGGTGGTCCTTAGGCCCGGGGGCATACCCAGCCCCCCCGCCGTGCGATCCCAGAGGGCTGTGAAAAGGGTAGCCCATGAGTGGAAGGGGGAAGGGGTGGCGAAAGGATGGAGGGCTGAACCCAAGAGAAGCTGTGAGAGGGGAAGGGTGGATAGTGGGATGATGAGGGGGtggaggaggtggtggaggaggtAGAGAGTGGGTGCCATTCTCTTCGCCGCTGCTGCTGTCAGCGCCCTTGCGCACAACCAACGGGAGGGCCTCCGTTTGATCGTTTGGCGTCGGCACTCCGCTTAGCCTTCCGCTCAGGCTGCTGAACGAGTCCAGTGGGCTCGGGACTATTATGTCGCCGAAGCAGTGCAGCCTGGGATTGGAGGAGTGGTAGTTGGAGGAGGGGCTGCCGTCTCCATGAAGATTGAGGGCAAAGGCGCTACCACCAAAACGATGGTCTGGGGTGAGTGAAGTGAGAGGACCAAAGGGGAGAGGACCAGAAGACGATGAGTTGGACGATGAGGGGGCAACTGGTGTGCTGTGGCAGCCGGGGTTGTTGCTGACGGTCTGCTTGGGTGATGAGAAACCTTTAACCACCGTGTCGACAACCTGGGAGACGGCACAATTGAGCTCCTGCTTCAATGTCTCGGCTAACTGCCTCCCCCCTTGCCTCTTCATCATCCTCTCCCCATTCCTCTCAACATCCTCATCCTCCCCCACCCTGTCCACCACATCCTCCTCCATCTCCCTATCCATCAAGGCCTGTTGTCGCAGCAGGGCTCGGGCTCGGTCAAGGAACAAGCCTGGGTCCAGCTCTGACAGGTCATCATGACGGCGCCGCCCTCGGTCGCTGTGCCTCTCTTCAAGGCCATCAGAGCGGATGCTGTCCTCAGAAAGGTTACCGTCCTCGTCCCTTTCAGCGCTCCGGTCCACCCGGCCACCCTCGCgattttcctcctcctcttctgtcTCAGAGTCATAGATTTGGTAGAATTTCTCTTGAAGTTGGCGGAGCTGCttctaaaataaattaaggaaAGAGCAGAGAGTTGGCTCGTGGTGTTGTAGAACTGACTTTGGAGTTGAATGTATATTTCTACATTTACTTGGGCCTAATTTTACACAATTTAATACACCGTCTGATCATTTTTACACCCTCTTTTCATGACAAACCTGCATGTCTTCCAACTGTAGTTTGAGTTGCCGCCTTTCCTCTTGCCGTTGCTCTTGTCTGGAACAAACGAGCTGGGCAAATCTGTGCTGTTGCTGAGGCAGGCGCTGCTTCCTCTTGTTCTCCCGGTATACCTCACCGGCATTGACGCCGCCTATCCGTGAACCGGGAGAGCTAAGGAGAGAAGATGCGCAGTCGCTTCGTCTG is from Stigmatopora nigra isolate UIUO_SnigA chromosome 1, RoL_Snig_1.1, whole genome shotgun sequence and encodes:
- the LOC144201618 gene encoding prospero homeobox protein 1-like, with the translated sequence MPDHDSAALLTRQTKRRRVDIGVKRTVGSVTGILLDSMNQSRSPDRDGDCSLVRGHGVTNGDGEKSNVLRKLLKRANSYEDTMMPFTGATIISQLLKKNMGKNGGSDSGFQGSGALSSGGSEIQAEDACSNSSSQDRDSPSNCLSPGPLPSAQQSFGRPLPSSNLSSHSQTLPLATFDLDRLSDEHLRAKRARVENIIRGMSHSPLVRTSTDDHGRDCNDDNNNNNDHRGDGNSHSHRRSDCASSLLSSPGSRIGGVNAGEVYRENKRKQRLPQQQHRFAQLVCSRQEQRQEERRQLKLQLEDMQKQLRQLQEKFYQIYDSETEEEEENREGGRVDRSAERDEDGNLSEDSIRSDGLEERHSDRGRRRHDDLSELDPGLFLDRARALLRQQALMDREMEEDVVDRVGEDEDVERNGERMMKRQGGRQLAETLKQELNCAVSQVVDTVVKGFSSPKQTVSNNPGCHSTPVAPSSSNSSSSGPLPFGPLTSLTPDHRFGGSAFALNLHGDGSPSSNYHSSNPRLHCFGDIIVPSPLDSFSSLSGRLSGVPTPNDQTEALPLVVRKGADSSSGEENGTHSLPPPPPPPPPHHPTIHPSPLTASLGFSPPSFRHPFPLPLMGYPFHSPLGSHGGGAGYAPGPKDHHIHSSPDSMDMTRETLSLRTKMATLGGGHLGHHGHHHNRQSSPSQHGPEGLSLSLIKSECGDLADMADISPYSSSTIQEGLSPNHLKKAKLMFFYTRYPSSNMLKIFFSDVKFNRCITSQLIKWFSNFREFYYIQMEKYARQAINEGVTAVEELAVGRDAELFRALNMHYNKANDFEVPDRFIEVAQVTLREFFNAIVAGKDADPSWKKAIYKVICKLDSEVPETFKSPNCLQELLHD